A single region of the Sphingomonas sp. LY29 genome encodes:
- a CDS encoding sensor histidine kinase has translation MNDRSSKIDAAPCDRPTPPRAYAESLFMVAAATGIGLLMSAPWGTSAVDLVYLVPVVASASLYGFGPGALAALASALTYNFFFTQPIHSFRVDRPADIVTVAMLLGVALVVSRLAAAMRAQARQAVANAERNATIAGFAGELLSCVDEERIGLAACRSLARLFDCNAVLMADRGGDPVAIASEPHTARLTPADFGAAGIVLKDGKVVGRGSPRLSPADWLFFPGTSDGKVLATIGLARDDGRTPVDDDQLPLLTNLLDRVALALDRSRLERQMQDVASLRDRDRLRGALLSSVGHDLRTPLTAIIAAAGELREAQAPAPLVDTIDDEGAKLGRYIANLLDMARIEAGSIRLHDEAVDLVDSVGAALRDLKRVVSSRRVDIDLPVDLPLVRTDPHLLHHVLLNLIDNALRYSGSGGIRITGEQGDRGVRLSIIDEGPGLPEASDRMFDRFARIAGSDRKGGAGLGLAIVKGFAEAMEVEVAAINNDGPGATFALLFPPKAIVREDRLDQGA, from the coding sequence ATGAACGACCGATCGTCCAAAATCGACGCTGCGCCGTGCGACCGTCCGACGCCGCCGCGAGCCTATGCGGAATCGCTATTCATGGTGGCCGCGGCGACCGGCATCGGGCTGCTGATGTCAGCACCGTGGGGAACGTCGGCAGTCGATCTGGTCTACCTCGTTCCGGTCGTCGCCTCCGCCAGCCTGTACGGTTTTGGACCCGGAGCGCTCGCGGCCTTGGCCTCCGCGTTGACGTACAATTTCTTTTTCACGCAGCCCATCCACAGCTTCCGCGTCGACCGACCCGCCGACATCGTCACCGTGGCCATGCTGCTGGGCGTTGCCCTGGTGGTCAGCCGTCTTGCCGCTGCGATGCGGGCGCAGGCACGCCAAGCGGTCGCGAATGCCGAACGCAACGCGACCATCGCCGGCTTCGCGGGGGAGCTGCTGTCCTGTGTCGACGAGGAGCGGATCGGCCTTGCCGCGTGCCGCAGCCTTGCGCGGCTGTTCGACTGCAACGCAGTGCTGATGGCGGACCGCGGGGGCGACCCCGTCGCGATCGCCAGCGAGCCCCATACGGCACGACTAACTCCGGCCGACTTCGGCGCGGCCGGAATCGTGCTCAAGGATGGGAAGGTCGTCGGTCGAGGGTCGCCGCGGCTCAGCCCCGCCGATTGGCTGTTCTTCCCGGGGACGTCGGACGGTAAGGTGCTCGCAACGATCGGGCTGGCCCGCGACGACGGGCGCACTCCGGTCGACGATGACCAATTGCCGCTGCTGACGAACCTGCTCGACCGGGTGGCCCTCGCGCTGGACCGTTCCCGGCTTGAACGGCAGATGCAGGACGTGGCGTCCCTGCGCGACCGCGATCGCCTGCGCGGGGCCTTGCTGTCGTCGGTCGGCCACGATCTTCGCACGCCCCTGACCGCCATCATCGCGGCGGCCGGAGAGCTTCGCGAAGCGCAGGCGCCGGCCCCCCTTGTCGACACGATCGACGACGAGGGAGCGAAGCTCGGGCGCTACATCGCCAACCTGTTGGACATGGCGCGGATCGAGGCCGGATCGATCCGGCTGCACGATGAGGCGGTCGACCTGGTCGATTCAGTCGGGGCTGCGTTGCGCGACTTGAAGAGGGTCGTTTCATCACGCCGCGTCGATATCGATCTTCCTGTCGACCTGCCGCTGGTGCGGACCGATCCGCACTTGCTCCACCACGTGCTTCTGAACCTGATCGACAACGCCCTGCGCTACAGCGGAAGCGGCGGTATTCGGATCACTGGTGAACAGGGTGACCGGGGTGTTCGCCTGTCGATCATCGACGAAGGACCGGGCCTACCAGAGGCATCGGACCGGATGTTCGACCGGTTCGCGCGGATTGCCGGATCGGACCGCAAGGGCGGGGCCGGGCTTGGCCTAGCAATCGTGAAAGGCTTCGCCGAGGCAATGGAAGTCGAGGTGGCGGCAATCAACAATGATGGGCCGGGGGCGACCTTCGCCCTGCTGTTTCCACCAAAGGCGATTGTGAGAGAGGACCGACTTGACCAAGGCGCTTAG
- a CDS encoding response regulator transcription factor: MTKALRILVVDDEPTIRTLLRSTLTRADYDVVEAASAKEAAVSVGIDKPDLVLLDLGLPDRDGLEMISAMRGDAGTPVIVVSAREQMEQKVAALDLGADDYVTKPFDTLELLARIRAAFRRKLASSAEKEVVEIGDIHIDLFRRIVRRGPTEVHLTPKEYSVLAELARHPGRVLTHAHLLRSAWGPAQERQTEYLRVTMRALRQKLEDTPSDPKLLINEPGVGYRLMQI, from the coding sequence TTGACCAAGGCGCTTAGGATATTGGTGGTCGACGACGAACCGACGATCCGCACCCTTCTGCGTTCGACGTTGACCCGCGCCGACTATGACGTCGTCGAGGCCGCGTCAGCGAAGGAAGCGGCGGTCAGCGTCGGCATCGATAAGCCTGACCTCGTCCTGCTCGACCTCGGCCTTCCCGACCGCGACGGGCTGGAAATGATAAGTGCGATGCGCGGCGACGCGGGAACGCCGGTGATCGTCGTTTCGGCGCGCGAGCAGATGGAGCAGAAGGTCGCCGCGCTCGACCTTGGCGCGGACGACTACGTCACCAAGCCGTTCGATACGCTCGAACTGCTGGCTAGGATCAGGGCGGCCTTTCGCCGCAAGCTAGCCTCGTCGGCGGAAAAGGAAGTGGTGGAGATAGGCGACATCCACATCGATCTTTTCCGGCGGATCGTCCGCCGCGGGCCGACCGAGGTGCACCTTACGCCCAAAGAATATTCGGTGCTTGCCGAACTCGCACGCCACCCCGGGCGCGTGCTGACCCATGCGCATTTGCTTCGGTCGGCGTGGGGTCCGGCGCAGGAGCGTCAGACAGAGTATTTGCGGGTCACGATGAGGGCGCTGCGCCAGAAACTCGAAGACACTCCCTCGGACCCGAAGTTGCTGATCAACGAACCGGGGGTTGGTTATCGATTGATGCAGATCTGA
- a CDS encoding Ku protein, giving the protein MAARPSWRGQIRLALVAIPVEIYPATKSGRSIAFHQVHEPSGQRVRYEKVVPGIGPVDRDEILKGYEVSKGEYVLLDPEEIEKVKLESRKTLELTQFVDIGDIDAIYYDKPYFVVPSDDLAEEAFVVLREALKRTKKVGIGQLAMRGQEYVVSLKPCGRGMVLETLRYADEVHRASSYFREIGDTKPDADLLDLAETLIDKKAGDFDAADFENRYIDALKKLIAEKQKKKGKRVIQDDTPDKPAKGSNVIDLMAALKKSLDSGARTPAKTAAAKKAPAKKAASAKAAPKKKAAPARKRA; this is encoded by the coding sequence ATGGCGGCACGACCCTCCTGGCGAGGACAGATCCGGCTCGCGCTGGTCGCGATCCCGGTCGAGATTTATCCCGCGACGAAATCGGGCCGGTCGATCGCCTTCCATCAAGTGCATGAACCCTCGGGTCAGCGCGTCCGCTACGAAAAGGTCGTGCCGGGAATCGGCCCGGTCGATCGCGACGAAATCCTCAAGGGCTATGAAGTGTCGAAGGGCGAATATGTCCTGCTCGACCCCGAGGAGATCGAGAAGGTCAAGCTCGAGAGCCGCAAGACGCTCGAGCTGACGCAGTTCGTCGACATCGGCGACATCGACGCCATCTATTACGACAAGCCCTATTTCGTCGTGCCGTCCGACGACCTCGCGGAGGAAGCGTTCGTCGTGCTGCGCGAGGCGCTCAAGCGCACCAAGAAGGTCGGGATCGGCCAGCTAGCCATGCGCGGGCAGGAGTATGTCGTCAGCCTAAAGCCGTGCGGGCGCGGCATGGTGCTGGAGACGTTGCGCTATGCCGACGAAGTCCACCGGGCCTCGTCCTACTTCCGCGAAATCGGCGACACCAAGCCCGACGCCGACCTCCTCGATCTCGCCGAGACGCTGATCGACAAGAAGGCGGGCGACTTCGACGCCGCCGACTTCGAAAACCGCTACATCGACGCGCTCAAGAAATTGATCGCCGAGAAGCAGAAGAAGAAGGGCAAGCGCGTCATCCAGGACGACACGCCCGACAAGCCCGCCAAGGGATCGAACGTGATCGACCTGATGGCGGCGCTCAAGAAGAGCCTGGACAGCGGCGCGCGCACTCCGGCCAAGACGGCTGCGGCCAAGAAAGCTCCTGCCAAGAAGGCCGCCTCGGCGAAGGCCGCGCCGAAGAAGAAGGCGGCTCCGGCGCGCAAGCGGGCCTGA
- the ligD gene encoding DNA ligase D: MARRPKLDIETYNAKRDFTKTAEPKGKTAHKGGDRFVVQKHDASRLHWDFRLELDGVLKSWAVPKGPSIDPDDKRLAVRTEDHPLDYGTFEGTIPKGEYGGGTVMLWDHGRWIPEPGKDPSKTIEEGHLHFTLEGERMKGEWVMFRLKGRPGEKGENWMLKKVDDAFTGPGEELIERGLTSVTTNRTMEEIAAGKRAAVKKVVTGKKAASNGISGKRPAFHALQLATLVDAVPAGSEWIHEYKYDGYRLLLAVSEGGTVAWTRNGKDWSDRFAGLVAAATDQFPPGTLIDGEAVALGENGKPNFGLLQRRLKDDGSAELDFFAFDLLVEGGKSLAKLSNLERKARLAALLESSSPPLHYADHIVGKGEQLFDAICKEGGEGIISKKASAAYSGRRGRNWLKIKCINRQEFVIIGWTKSDKARGFRSLMLATRDGKTLTYAGKVGTGFTMASMDELLEQLKAIETDKAAATVPRAEARGAVWVEPKLVAEIAFTEFTSAGTLRHPSFLGLREDKPAKSVKREKAAPLKKAEAKVADHGVTISNRDRVIFPEGKLTKGDLADYYEQVAPIFLRDAANRPMTLVRCPQGRGKQCFFQKHDNGGLGAGVKHVAIKEKDGTKEDYLWFDETAGILGCVQMGTIEFHGWGSRIKPLEKPDRMVFDLDPDVGLDFEAVREGAKQLKQALADIGLVSFAMLSGGKGVHVVVPLDQTATWPKVKSFAERFSRAIAEDQPERFTANIRKAQRKGRIFLDWLRNQRGATAVMPYSARAREHAPVASPIDWSELDGIDTAARFTIQDADELLARAGSKLLAGWGEADQALPDL; encoded by the coding sequence ATGGCGCGGCGACCCAAGCTCGACATCGAGACATATAACGCCAAGCGCGACTTCACGAAGACGGCGGAGCCCAAGGGCAAGACCGCGCACAAGGGCGGCGATCGGTTCGTGGTGCAGAAACATGACGCGTCGCGACTGCACTGGGATTTTCGGCTCGAACTCGACGGCGTGTTGAAAAGCTGGGCGGTGCCCAAGGGACCGTCGATCGACCCGGACGACAAGCGCCTTGCGGTTCGGACCGAGGATCATCCACTCGACTACGGCACGTTTGAAGGCACGATCCCTAAAGGCGAATATGGCGGCGGCACGGTGATGCTGTGGGATCATGGCCGCTGGATCCCCGAACCGGGCAAGGATCCGTCGAAAACGATCGAAGAGGGACATCTTCACTTCACGCTCGAAGGCGAGCGGATGAAGGGCGAGTGGGTGATGTTCCGGCTGAAGGGGCGGCCCGGTGAGAAGGGCGAGAACTGGATGCTGAAGAAGGTCGACGATGCCTTCACCGGGCCCGGCGAAGAATTGATCGAGCGCGGCCTGACTAGCGTCACCACCAATCGGACGATGGAGGAAATTGCGGCGGGCAAAAGAGCTGCGGTCAAAAAGGTTGTTACTGGCAAAAAGGCTGCCTCTAATGGCATTTCGGGCAAGCGTCCCGCTTTCCACGCGCTCCAGCTCGCGACCTTGGTCGATGCGGTCCCGGCCGGCAGCGAGTGGATCCACGAGTATAAATATGACGGCTATCGCTTGCTGCTGGCGGTGAGCGAAGGCGGAACCGTCGCCTGGACCCGCAATGGCAAGGACTGGTCGGACCGCTTCGCCGGTCTCGTCGCCGCAGCCACCGATCAGTTCCCACCGGGGACATTGATCGATGGCGAGGCGGTTGCCCTCGGCGAGAACGGGAAGCCGAACTTCGGCCTGCTCCAGCGCCGCTTGAAGGATGACGGATCGGCCGAGCTCGACTTTTTCGCGTTCGACCTGCTCGTCGAAGGCGGCAAGAGCCTCGCAAAGCTGTCCAATCTGGAACGCAAGGCGCGGCTGGCGGCACTGCTCGAAAGCTCATCCCCGCCGCTCCATTACGCCGACCATATCGTCGGCAAGGGCGAGCAACTGTTCGACGCCATCTGCAAGGAAGGCGGCGAGGGGATCATCTCGAAGAAGGCGTCGGCGGCCTATTCGGGCCGGCGTGGCCGCAACTGGCTCAAGATCAAGTGCATTAATCGCCAGGAATTCGTCATCATCGGCTGGACGAAGAGCGACAAGGCGCGGGGTTTCCGCTCCCTGATGCTGGCGACCCGCGACGGCAAGACGCTGACCTACGCCGGCAAGGTCGGCACCGGTTTCACCATGGCGTCGATGGACGAGCTCCTGGAGCAGTTGAAGGCCATCGAGACGGACAAGGCGGCGGCGACCGTCCCGCGGGCGGAGGCGCGCGGCGCGGTGTGGGTCGAACCGAAGCTGGTCGCCGAGATCGCCTTTACTGAATTCACCTCCGCCGGGACGCTTCGCCATCCCAGCTTCCTCGGCCTGCGGGAGGACAAGCCCGCCAAGTCGGTCAAGCGCGAGAAAGCGGCGCCGCTCAAAAAGGCCGAGGCCAAGGTGGCCGACCATGGCGTGACGATCAGCAACCGCGACCGCGTGATCTTCCCCGAAGGCAAGCTGACCAAGGGCGACCTCGCCGACTATTACGAACAGGTCGCGCCGATCTTCCTTCGCGACGCCGCCAATCGCCCGATGACCTTGGTCCGCTGCCCGCAGGGGCGCGGCAAGCAATGCTTCTTCCAGAAGCATGACAACGGCGGCCTCGGCGCCGGGGTCAAGCATGTCGCGATCAAGGAAAAGGACGGGACCAAGGAAGACTATCTGTGGTTCGACGAAACCGCGGGGATCCTTGGATGCGTCCAGATGGGGACGATTGAATTCCACGGCTGGGGAAGCCGCATCAAGCCGCTGGAGAAGCCTGACCGGATGGTGTTCGACCTCGACCCTGATGTCGGCCTCGACTTCGAAGCGGTCCGCGAGGGCGCCAAGCAGCTCAAGCAGGCGCTGGCCGACATCGGCCTCGTCAGTTTCGCGATGCTGTCGGGCGGCAAGGGCGTCCACGTCGTCGTCCCGCTCGACCAGACCGCGACCTGGCCCAAGGTGAAGAGCTTCGCCGAACGCTTCAGCCGTGCCATCGCCGAGGATCAGCCAGAACGATTTACTGCCAATATTCGCAAGGCGCAGCGCAAGGGGCGCATCTTCCTCGACTGGCTGCGAAACCAGCGCGGCGCGACGGCGGTGATGCCTTACTCGGCGCGTGCCCGCGAACATGCGCCGGTTGCGTCACCGATCGACTGGAGTGAACTTGATGGGATCGACACCGCCGCGCGCTTCACTATCCAGGATGCCGACGAGCTGTTAGCCCGCGCGGGATCAAAATTGCTCGCGGGGTGGGGGGAAGCCGACCAGGCGCTTCCCGACCTGTGA
- a CDS encoding penicillin acylase family protein: MRIALLPLALFLIAAAPPLPGSEQARRVTIERDDFGIAHVHGRTDADAVFGMIYAQAEDDFPRIEANYLTALGRTAEAEGEAAIWRDLRARLYVSENELKANYVRSPAWLRDLMDAWAAGLNHYLATHPHVRPRVLTRFEPWMALSFTEGSIGGDIERIDLAGLAKFYGATEKVAEAPFDPEPRGSNGIAIAPAITRDGKALLLINPHTSFFFRSELQMTSDQGLDAYGAATWGQFFVYQGFNRTAGWMHTSAGNDSVDEFSIDVRRGVRPSYRYGTTWRQLGMRPITIRYRTRDGKFASRSFRTWREHRGPIVRSEGNRWVSFAMMDRPVEALQQSFLRTKARDLASFIDVAKLRANSSNGTLFADAKGRIAYLHPQFVPRRNDRFDYRGVIDGSDPSTDWGGLHAVADMPNSIAPPNGWVQNTNTWPYRAAGAYSPKPANFPKYMDMFGENYRGLHALRLLEGSKGWTLDRLQAAAYDSYQPGFADILPPLVTAWKALPAGDPRRARLAAPIALLERWDYRWSSESEAQSLATFWAEEAVKKIPAKRQAVARTLSELGAGTSADAKLAALDEAMVRLTREYGQWRVAWGRINRFQRISPSIDHPFSDAAPSIAVPFASGNFGSLASFGAAPRKGTTKWYGTSGNSFVAVVEFGPRVRARAVSAGGESGDPASPHFNDQAARYAAGALRPVYFHPDERAGHIKRRYSPGE, translated from the coding sequence ATGCGCATCGCCCTTCTGCCGCTCGCCCTTTTCCTCATCGCGGCCGCGCCGCCCTTGCCGGGATCGGAACAAGCCCGGCGCGTGACGATCGAGCGCGACGATTTCGGCATCGCGCACGTCCATGGACGGACCGATGCCGATGCCGTGTTCGGTATGATCTATGCGCAGGCGGAGGACGATTTCCCGCGGATTGAAGCGAACTATCTGACAGCGCTGGGACGAACGGCGGAAGCCGAGGGTGAGGCGGCGATCTGGCGCGATCTGCGCGCCCGGCTCTACGTCAGCGAGAATGAGCTGAAGGCGAATTATGTCCGCAGTCCGGCATGGTTGCGCGACTTGATGGATGCTTGGGCAGCGGGGCTCAATCATTACCTGGCGACCCATCCGCACGTTCGACCGCGCGTCCTGACGCGGTTCGAACCGTGGATGGCGCTGTCGTTCACCGAAGGCAGCATCGGCGGCGATATCGAACGGATTGACCTGGCCGGCCTGGCCAAATTCTACGGCGCGACGGAAAAGGTCGCGGAAGCCCCGTTCGACCCCGAGCCGCGCGGATCGAACGGCATCGCCATCGCTCCGGCGATCACGCGCGACGGTAAGGCGTTGCTGCTGATCAATCCGCACACCAGCTTCTTCTTCCGCTCCGAATTGCAGATGACCAGCGACCAGGGGCTCGACGCCTATGGCGCCGCGACGTGGGGGCAGTTCTTCGTCTACCAAGGGTTCAACCGCACCGCGGGTTGGATGCACACCAGCGCGGGGAACGACAGCGTCGACGAATTCTCGATCGACGTGCGCAGGGGCGTCCGGCCTTCCTACCGCTACGGCACAACCTGGCGGCAACTGGGGATGCGGCCGATCACGATCCGTTACCGCACCCGCGACGGCAAGTTTGCCTCACGCAGCTTCCGGACTTGGCGCGAGCATCGCGGCCCGATCGTCCGAAGCGAAGGCAACCGCTGGGTGTCGTTCGCGATGATGGACCGGCCCGTCGAAGCGCTGCAGCAAAGCTTTCTCCGCACCAAGGCGCGCGACCTCGCCAGCTTCATCGATGTCGCAAAGCTGCGCGCGAACAGCAGCAACGGCACCCTGTTTGCGGATGCCAAGGGTCGGATCGCCTATCTGCACCCGCAGTTCGTGCCGCGCCGCAACGACCGCTTCGACTATCGCGGCGTGATCGACGGCAGCGACCCGTCGACCGACTGGGGCGGTCTTCACGCGGTGGCCGACATGCCCAACAGCATCGCGCCGCCGAACGGGTGGGTGCAGAACACCAACACCTGGCCGTATCGCGCCGCCGGCGCCTACAGCCCGAAGCCCGCCAACTTCCCCAAATATATGGACATGTTCGGCGAAAATTACCGCGGCCTGCATGCGCTTCGCCTGCTCGAAGGATCGAAGGGCTGGACGCTCGATCGGCTTCAGGCGGCGGCGTACGACTCTTATCAGCCCGGCTTCGCCGACATCCTCCCGCCGCTCGTTACTGCGTGGAAGGCGCTACCGGCAGGCGATCCCCGACGCGCGCGTCTCGCCGCGCCGATCGCGCTGCTCGAACGATGGGATTACCGCTGGAGCTCCGAGTCCGAGGCGCAGTCGCTCGCGACCTTTTGGGCCGAAGAAGCGGTGAAGAAGATCCCCGCCAAGCGTCAGGCCGTCGCCCGCACGCTATCCGAACTTGGTGCCGGGACCAGCGCCGACGCCAAGCTCGCCGCGCTCGACGAAGCGATGGTTCGACTGACCCGCGAATATGGGCAGTGGCGCGTCGCGTGGGGGCGGATCAATCGCTTCCAGCGAATTTCGCCCTCGATCGACCATCCGTTCAGCGACGCGGCGCCAAGCATTGCGGTCCCGTTCGCATCGGGCAATTTCGGCTCGCTCGCCTCGTTCGGCGCCGCCCCGCGCAAGGGCACGACCAAATGGTACGGCACCTCGGGCAACAGCTTCGTCGCCGTGGTCGAATTCGGACCGCGTGTCCGGGCGAGGGCGGTCAGCGCAGGTGGAGAGAGCGGCGATCCTGCCTCGCCACACTTCAACGACCAAGCCGCGCGCTATGCCGCCGGGGCGCTTCGCCCGGTCTATTTCCACCCGGACGAGCGCGCGGGACACATCAAGCGCCGCTACTCGCCGGGCGAGTAA
- the pip gene encoding prolyl aminopeptidase — MTDRRTLYPEIEPYETGMLHVGDGHSLYWERCGTPGSKPAIFLHGGPGSGMSPNHRRQFDPARYDVLLFDQRGAGQSTPHAGLEANTTWHLVDDIEKLRTMCGHERWLVFGGSWGSTLSLAYAQTYPERVSELVLRGIFLFGQSEIDWLYRYGASELFPEGWDDFLNVVPQDERGDLVEAYRRLLTGDDAAAKLRAAKAWSTWEGLTVTLLPDPKMLADFTADDHAIAIARIENHYMANRGWLEEGQLLRGADKLKGIPGVIVQGRHDCCTPPAAAWALKKAWPEVDLQIVPDGGHLYSEPGVLDGLIRATDRFA; from the coding sequence ATGACCGACCGCCGCACGCTCTATCCGGAAATCGAACCCTACGAGACCGGGATGCTCCACGTCGGCGACGGGCATTCGCTCTATTGGGAGCGGTGCGGCACGCCGGGGTCGAAACCCGCCATCTTCCTGCATGGCGGTCCCGGCTCCGGAATGAGCCCCAATCACCGCCGCCAATTCGACCCGGCGCGTTACGACGTGCTGCTGTTCGACCAGCGCGGCGCGGGCCAGTCGACGCCGCATGCGGGCCTGGAGGCCAACACGACGTGGCACCTCGTCGACGACATCGAGAAGTTGCGGACGATGTGCGGGCACGAGCGATGGCTGGTGTTCGGGGGAAGCTGGGGATCGACGCTCAGCCTTGCTTATGCGCAGACCTATCCCGAGCGAGTCAGCGAACTCGTCCTCCGCGGCATCTTCCTGTTCGGCCAGAGCGAGATCGACTGGCTCTATCGTTACGGCGCCTCGGAACTGTTCCCCGAAGGCTGGGACGACTTCCTGAACGTGGTTCCGCAGGACGAGCGCGGCGACCTGGTCGAAGCCTATCGGCGGCTGCTGACCGGCGACGATGCGGCCGCCAAACTGCGCGCGGCCAAAGCATGGAGCACGTGGGAGGGCCTGACCGTCACGCTCCTTCCCGACCCGAAGATGCTCGCCGACTTCACCGCCGACGATCATGCCATCGCGATCGCGCGGATCGAAAATCACTACATGGCCAATCGTGGTTGGCTCGAGGAAGGGCAGTTGCTGCGCGGCGCCGACAAGCTGAAGGGCATTCCCGGCGTCATCGTCCAAGGACGCCACGATTGCTGCACCCCGCCCGCCGCTGCCTGGGCGCTGAAGAAGGCGTGGCCCGAGGTCGACCTGCAGATCGTCCCCGACGGCGGACACCTATACAGCGAACCCGGCGTGCTGGACGGCCTGATCCGCGCGACCGACCGCTTCGCGTGA
- a CDS encoding glutamate--cysteine ligase: protein MTTRTDLSASPLIDSRDDLLAVFSGGEKPKDAWRIGTEHEKFVYRTADHRAPSWDEPGGIRDLLQGLTEFGWQPVEEGGKIIALSGKDGTISLEPAGQLELSGAPLRDLHESCAESGRHLQQVKAVGDRLCLGFLGLGMWPDKTRAELPIMPKGRYEIMRNHMPRVGTLGLDMMLRTCTIQVNLDYASEADMVKKFRVGLALQPVATALFANSPFTEGKPNGFKSFRSHIWEDTDPARTGMLPFVFDDDFGYERYCDYALDVPMYFVFRDGRYIDAAGRSFRDFLDGRLSVLPGEKPTVADWTDHLSTAFPEVRLKSFLEMRGADGGRWGRICALPALWVGLLYSGSALDAAWDLVKHWSIEEREALRHAVPRQALDAAVPGGGTVRDLAAKVLDIAAAGLTDRAQTNAAGDNEGGFLDPLRDVVASGKTFADRLLDRYHGEWNGDVSHVYDEYSF, encoded by the coding sequence ATGACCACGCGCACCGACCTTTCGGCCAGTCCCCTCATCGACAGCCGCGACGACCTGCTCGCCGTTTTTTCCGGCGGCGAGAAGCCAAAGGACGCCTGGCGCATCGGCACCGAGCATGAGAAATTCGTCTATCGCACCGCCGACCACCGCGCGCCGTCGTGGGACGAGCCTGGCGGAATTCGCGACCTTCTTCAGGGACTGACTGAGTTCGGTTGGCAGCCGGTCGAGGAAGGCGGCAAGATCATCGCGCTGTCGGGCAAGGATGGCACGATTAGCCTGGAGCCGGCGGGGCAGCTCGAACTGTCGGGCGCGCCGCTTCGCGACCTGCACGAAAGCTGCGCCGAAAGCGGCCGACACCTGCAGCAGGTGAAGGCCGTCGGCGACCGGCTCTGCCTCGGCTTCTTGGGGCTCGGCATGTGGCCCGACAAGACGCGCGCCGAATTGCCGATCATGCCCAAGGGCCGCTACGAGATCATGCGCAATCACATGCCACGCGTGGGTACACTCGGGCTCGACATGATGCTTCGCACTTGTACCATCCAGGTTAATCTGGATTACGCATCCGAAGCCGACATGGTAAAGAAGTTTCGCGTCGGCCTCGCGCTTCAGCCGGTCGCGACCGCACTGTTCGCCAATTCGCCCTTTACCGAAGGCAAGCCCAACGGTTTCAAGAGCTTCCGCAGCCACATCTGGGAAGACACCGACCCCGCGCGCACCGGGATGCTGCCGTTCGTGTTCGACGACGACTTCGGCTACGAACGGTACTGCGACTATGCGCTCGACGTGCCGATGTACTTCGTGTTCCGCGACGGCCGCTACATCGACGCCGCGGGACGCAGCTTCCGCGATTTCCTCGATGGCAGGCTGTCGGTACTTCCGGGCGAAAAGCCGACCGTCGCCGATTGGACCGACCATTTGTCGACCGCTTTCCCCGAAGTGCGCCTGAAGAGCTTCCTCGAAATGCGCGGGGCCGATGGCGGGCGCTGGGGACGAATCTGCGCGTTGCCCGCGCTGTGGGTTGGCCTGCTCTACAGCGGCAGCGCGCTCGACGCGGCGTGGGACCTCGTCAAGCATTGGTCGATCGAGGAGCGCGAGGCGCTTCGCCACGCCGTTCCGCGGCAGGCGCTCGACGCCGCGGTGCCCGGCGGCGGTACTGTCCGCGATCTCGCCGCGAAAGTCCTCGATATCGCCGCGGCGGGTCTCACCGACCGCGCCCAGACCAACGCCGCCGGCGACAATGAGGGCGGCTTCCTCGACCCGCTGCGCGACGTGGTCGCATCGGGCAAGACCTTCGCCGACCGCCTCCTCGATCGCTATCACGGCGAGTGGAACGGCGACGTTTCCCACGTTTATGATGAGTATAGTTTCTAG
- a CDS encoding 16S rRNA (uracil(1498)-N(3))-methyltransferase produces MPATPAWPPRSLPRLFVPPPLSTGVLVELDSAQANYLGNVMRLKEGSDVLLFDGVSGEWVAKVAEVARRRMSLAVGQQTKPPEAVPDLTLAFAPVKRAPLEWLVEKATELGVARLQPVITQRTVVERMRADRLQSIVIEAAEQCGRTILPALAEPIKLAAFLAAHDPARRLYFADETGGDRALTSFVEGPATILTGPEGGFTPDEATAIRAAKGARAISLGPRILRAETAALASVAAWMAAVGDWR; encoded by the coding sequence ATGCCTGCTACCCCCGCCTGGCCGCCGCGCAGCCTGCCGCGCCTGTTCGTCCCGCCCCCCTTGTCGACCGGGGTGCTGGTAGAATTGGACAGCGCACAGGCCAACTATCTCGGCAACGTCATGCGCCTGAAGGAAGGCAGCGACGTGCTGCTGTTCGACGGCGTCTCGGGCGAATGGGTGGCAAAAGTCGCAGAGGTCGCCAGGCGCCGGATGAGCCTTGCGGTCGGGCAACAGACCAAGCCGCCCGAAGCGGTACCCGACCTCACGCTCGCCTTCGCGCCGGTCAAGCGCGCGCCGCTGGAGTGGCTGGTCGAAAAGGCGACAGAACTTGGCGTGGCGCGACTGCAGCCCGTCATCACCCAGCGCACCGTGGTCGAGCGGATGCGCGCCGACCGCCTTCAGTCGATCGTGATCGAGGCCGCCGAGCAGTGCGGGCGGACGATCCTTCCGGCGCTGGCCGAGCCGATCAAGCTGGCGGCTTTCCTTGCCGCGCACGACCCGGCGCGCAGGCTCTACTTCGCCGACGAAACCGGCGGGGACCGCGCGCTGACCAGTTTCGTCGAGGGGCCGGCGACGATCCTCACCGGCCCGGAAGGCGGTTTCACCCCCGACGAAGCGACCGCGATCCGCGCGGCAAAGGGCGCGCGTGCAATCAGCCTTGGCCCGCGAATCCTCCGCGCCGAGACCGCCGCGCTGGCATCGGTCGCGGCATGGATGGCGGCGGTCGGCGACTGGCGCTAG